GAAAGTGGTAAAACGTGCAATTTGTCAGATCGGTCGTTTCCAAATCAGAATCAACCCGTCAACCTAGTAAGGAGTTTGAAATGAAACAGTTGCGACTTATCTTCGCCGGGCTGCTAGTGAGCCTGCTATTCGAGTGGCAAGCGCCGCAGATAGTACGCGCCGCCGGCTATGTGGTTAACTCGACGGCGGATAACACGACAGATGATGCCTTCTGCACTCTGCGCGAGGCGATTCTTGCAGCAAACAACACCCCGCTCAATACCAATTGTGGCCCGGCGAGCGCCGGCGACGACACGATTACCTTCAGCCTCAAGTGCCGGCGCTATCTTCAACAATACTCCGGGCGCGCTGACGGTGATGAGCAGCACTTTCGAGAACAACAGCGCAGGCAGCGGCGGTGGTATTACCAACATTGGGGTGGCGGTCGTGATGAGCAGCACTTTCTCCGGCAATACAGCGAGCGGCGGCGCCAACGCCGGCGGTAGTATCTTCAACGCCAGCAGCGGACAGCTCACGGTGAGCAACAGTACCTTCATCAACAATACCGCAGACAATCAAGGCGGCGGCATCCACAACGAGGACACACTGATCGTGAGCAACAGTACCCTCTTCGGCAACAGCGCTCCTAGCGGCGGCGGAATTTCTACTCTTGCTAGCGGCACCGCGACGCTGCGCAACACTATCGTCGGTGGCAGCACAAGTGGCGGCAATTGCGCCGGTGTGATTGCTGTCGGCAGCACGAACAACATGGCGACCGATAACACCTGCGGATCGAGCTTTGCGCAAGTCACCGCAGCGCAGTTGAACTTCGGCGCGTTGACCGGCAGCCCGGCTTATCTTCCGCTTAATCCCGGCAGCGTGGCAATTGACGCCGGCGATAACGTGAGCTGCACACTTGCCGACCAGCGCGGCGTCCCGCGCCCACAGGACGGCGATGATGCCGACAGCGTTGCGGTCTGTGACATCGGCGCCTACGAAGCCACCTTCGCCGATCTGAGAGCGTCCAAAGTGAACAACGTCGGTGGCGTCGCAGTGCTAAGCGTGCCGTTCACGTGGACGGCTACAATCTCCAACACCGGCGTCGAGCCGGCTGCTTTTGCTGCAGGGCAAGTGATCTTCCGCGATCACTTGCCTGCCGGGGCGAGCTATGGCACGCCGGTTGCGCAAAATCCGGTCAACGTGACGAATGCTTCGAATATCGCTTGCTCTATCGCCAGCAATGTGCTCACCTGCACGGCCGGCAGCGCGACGGTGACGCTGGGCGCGGCAACCGGGAAGTTCGAAGTAGCCTTCAGTGCAACGCCCACAGCAACCGGATCATTGGTCAACCCGACCGGTGGCCCATGCCGCGCCGACCCAGACGGCGGAATTGCCGAGAGCGAGGAAAGCAACAACGACTGCGCGAATACGGTAACGGTCACTGCACGGGTGCATTTGCCG
The window above is part of the Candidatus Roseilinea sp. genome. Proteins encoded here:
- a CDS encoding hypothetical protein (possible pseudo, frameshifted), whose protein sequence is MKQLRLIFAGLLVSLLFEWQAPQIVRAAGYVVNSTADNTTDDAFCTLREAILAANNTPLNTNCGPASAGDDTITFSLKCRRYLQQYSGRADGDEQHFREQQRRQRRWYYQHWGGGRDEQHFLRQYSERRRQRRR
- a CDS encoding hypothetical protein (possible pseudo, frameshifted) — encoded protein: MSSTFSGNTASGGANAGGSIFNASSGQLTVSNSTFINNTADNQGGGIHNEDTLIVSNSTLFGNSAPSGGGISTLASGTATLRNTIVGGSTSGGNCAGVIAVGSTNNMATDNTCGSSFAQVTAAQLNFGALTGSPAYLPLNPGSVAIDAGDNVSCTLADQRGVPRPQDGDDADSVAVCDIGAYEATFADLRASKVNNVGGVAVLSVPFTWTATISNTGVEPAAFAAGQVIFRDHLPAGASYGTPVAQNPVNVTNASNIACSIASNVLTCTAGSATVTLGAATGKFEVAFSATPTATGSLVNPTGGPCRADPDGGIAESEESNNDCANTVTVTARVHLPLVLKQ